Proteins encoded in a region of the Streptomyces sp. NBC_00513 genome:
- a CDS encoding YqgE/AlgH family protein: protein MTEVSSLTGRLLVATPALADPNFDRAVVLLLDHDEQGSLGVVLNRPTPVGVVDILLPWAPLAGDPGVVFQGGPVGLDSALGIAVIPGEEGPLGWRRVHGAIGLVDLEAPPELLAAALGGLRIFAGYSGWGPGQLEDELGGGAWYVVDSEPGDISFPDPERLWRAVLRRQRSELAMIATYPDDPSLN from the coding sequence ATGACCGAGGTGTCCTCCCTCACAGGGCGGTTGCTCGTGGCCACCCCCGCCCTCGCGGACCCGAATTTCGACCGCGCGGTGGTGCTGCTGCTCGACCACGACGAGCAGGGTTCGCTCGGCGTCGTCCTCAACCGGCCGACGCCGGTGGGCGTCGTCGACATCCTGCTGCCCTGGGCGCCGCTGGCCGGCGACCCCGGGGTGGTGTTCCAGGGCGGCCCGGTGGGCCTGGACTCGGCCCTCGGCATCGCGGTGATCCCCGGCGAGGAGGGGCCGCTGGGGTGGCGTCGGGTGCACGGGGCGATCGGGCTGGTCGACCTGGAGGCGCCGCCCGAGCTGCTGGCCGCCGCCCTCGGTGGCCTGCGCATCTTCGCCGGTTACTCCGGATGGGGCCCCGGCCAACTGGAGGACGAGCTGGGCGGCGGGGCCTGGTACGTGGTGGACTCCGAGCCGGGCGACATCTCCTTCCCGGACCCCGAACGGCTGTGGAGGGCGGTGCTCCGCCGTCAGCGCAGCGAGCTGGCGATGATCGCCACCTATCCGGACGACCCGTCGCTCAACTGA